A genomic stretch from Acinonyx jubatus isolate Ajub_Pintada_27869175 chromosome E2, VMU_Ajub_asm_v1.0, whole genome shotgun sequence includes:
- the ZNF575 gene encoding zinc finger protein 575, translating into MLERDAESAAGDTDPSPTGKEPITKGGAPHQGSPQKPSQSVPGPATSAGAPSRPRRRPPPQRPHRCPDCDKAFSYPSKLATHRLAHGGARPHPCPDCPKAFSYPSKLAAHRLTHSGARPHPCPHCPKAFGHRSKLAAHLWTHAPARPYPCPDCPKSFCYPSKLAAHRHTHHATDARPYPCPHCPKAFSFPSKLAAHRLCHDPPTAPGSQATARHRCSSCDQAFGQRRLLLLHQRSHHQAESQGERE; encoded by the exons ATGCTGGAACGAGATGCGGAGTCCGCGGCCGGGGACACGGATCCTAGTCCCACCGGCAAGGAACCTATAACCAAAGGAGGAG CTCCCCACCAGGGCTCGCCGCAGAAGCCCAGCCAGTCGGTTCCCGGGCCTGCCACGTCCGCGGGGGCGCCTTCTCGACCCCGCCGGCGGCCCCCGCCCCAGCGCCCGCACCGCTGCCCCGACTGTGACAAGGCCTTCTCGTACCCGTCCAAGCTGGCCACGCACCGGCTGGCACATGGCGGCGCCCGCCCGCATCCGTGCCCCGATTGCCCCAAGGCCTTCTCCTACCCCTCCAAGCTGGCAGCTCACCGCCTCACGCACAGTGGTGCCCGCCCACACCCGTGCCCACACTGCCCCAAAGCCTTTGGCCACCGCTCCAAGCTGGCCGCTCACCTCTGGACCCATGCGCCTGCCCGCCCCTACCCGTGCCCGGACTGCCCCAAGTCCTTCTGCTACCCCTCCAAGCTCGCAGCCCACCGCCACACCCACCACGCCACCGACGCCCGCCCTTATCCTTGCCCGCACTGCCCCAaggctttttccttcccctccaaacTGGCCGCCCATCGCCTGTGTCATGACCCCCCCACGGCGCCGGGCAGCCAGGCCACGGCCCGGCATCGCTGCTCCAGCTGCGATCAGGCCTTTGGCCAAAGACGCCTCCTGCTCCTTCACCAACGCAGCCACCACCAGGCTGAGAGCCAGGGGGAGCGCGAGTGA
- the XRCC1 gene encoding DNA repair protein XRCC1 isoform X2 translates to MPEIRLRHVVSCSSQDSTHCAENLLKADTYRKWRAAKAGEKTISVVLQVLLVTSSFMSPSESRSGSNPNRVRIFGPDKLVRAAAEKRWDRVKIVCSQPYSKDSPYGLSFVRFHSPPDKEEVEASPQKVTKLGQFRVKEEDEGANSLRPGALFFSRINKTSPATATDPAGPSYAAATLQASSAASSASPVSRAVGGASKPQESPKGKRKLDLNQEERKMPGKASAQPSPPALKRPKLPAPTRTPASSTPVPASARGTVPGKTREATEPRGPRAGPQELGKILQGVVVVLSGFQNPFRSELRDKALELGAKYRPDWTPDSTHLICAFANTPKYSQVLGLGGRIVRKEWVLDCHRMRRRLPSRRYLMAGPSSSSEDEGGSHSGSSGDEAPKLPQKRPQTKTKPPQAAGPSSPQRPTTPEETKPASPGPREDADTEGEQSEELGNGAEDSGDTEDELRRVAEQREQKQPPDQGENGEDPYAGSTDENTDNEGPPESPDLPVPELPDFFQGKHFFLYGEFPGDERRKLSRYVTAFNGELEDYMSDRVQFVITAQEWDPSFEEALMDNPSLVFVRPRWIYSCNEKQKLLPHQLYGVVPQA, encoded by the exons ATGCCGGAGATCCGTCTCCGCCATGTGGTGTCCTGCAGTAGCCAGGACTCG ACCCACTGTGCAGAAAACCTTCTCAAGGCGGACACTTACCGAAAATGGCGGGCAGCCAAGGCAGGCGAGAAGACCATCTCTGTGGTGCTCCAG GTCCTGCTGGTCACTTCGTCTTTCATGTCCCCTTCTGAGAGCCGCAGTGGCTCAAACCCCAACCGCGTTCGCATTTTTGGGCCCGACAAGTTGGTCCGGGCAGCAGCTGAGAAGCGCTGGGACCGCGTCAAAATCGTTTGCAGCCAGCCCTACAGCAAG GACTCCCCCTATGGCCTGAGTTTTGTACGGTTTCACAGCCCCCCAGACAAAGAGGAGGTGGAGGCCTCACCCCAG AAGGTGACCAAGCTTGGCCAGTTCCGCGTGAAGGAGGAGGATGAGGGTGCTAACTCCCTGAGACCCGGGGCCCTCTTCTTCAGCCGGATCAATAAGACATCCCCCG CCACAGCCACCGACCCAGCAGGACCCAGCTACGCAGCTGCTACGCTGCAGGCCTCTAGTGCCGCCTCTTCGGCCTCTCCAGTCTCCAGGGCAGTGGGCGGCGCCTCCAAG CCTCAGGAGTCccccaaagggaagagaaaattgGATTTGaaccaagaagaaaggaagatgcCCGGCAAAGCATCAGCCCAGCCCTCACCACCTGCCCTCAAGAGACCCAAAT TGCCAGCTCCCACCCGTACCCCAGCCAGCAGCACCCCAGTCCCTGCTTCAGCACGAGGCACAGTGCCAGGGAAGACCCGAGAAGCCACGGAGCCCAGGGGGCCTCGAGCTGGCCCGCAGGAGCTGGGGAAGATCCTTCAAGGTGTGGTGGTGGTGCTGAGTGGCTTCCAGAACCCCTTCCGCTCAGAGCTCCGGGACAAGGCCCTGGAGCTGGGGGCCAAGTATCGGCCAGACTGGACTCCAGACAGCACCCACCTCAT CTGTGCCTTTGCCAACACCCCCAAGTACAGCCAGGTCCTAGGCCTCGGAGGCCGCATCGTGCGGAAAGAGTGGGTGCTGGACTGTCACCGAATGCGGCGGCGGCTGCCCTCCCGGAG GTACCTCATGGCAGGGCCAAGCTCCAGCAGTGAGGATGAAGGGGGCTCTCACAGCGGCAGCAGCGGGGATGAAGCCCCCAAGCTCCCCCAAAAG cGCCCTCAGACCAAAACCAAGCCCCCTCAGGCAGCAGGACCCAGCTCACCCCAGAGACCCACAACCCCAGAAGAGACCAAACCAGCCTCACCAGGGCCTCGGGAAGATGCTGACACTGAGGGGGAACAGTCAG AAGAACTGGGCAATGGGGCAGAAGATTCTGGGGATACTGAGGATGAGCTGAGAAG GGTGGCCGagcagagagagcaaaagcagccCCCTGACCAGGGGGAGAATGGCGAGGACCCGTATGCAGGATCcacagatgagaacacagacAATGAGGGTCCCCCAGAGTCTCCCGACCTGCCAGTTCCGGAGCTCCCAG ACTTCTTCCAGGGCAAACACTTCTTCCTGTACGGGGAGTTCCCTGGGGACGAGCGGCGGAAGCTCAGCCGATACGTCACAGCCTTCAATGG GGAACTTGAGGACTATATGAGCGACCGGGTCCAGTTTGTGATCACAGCACAGGAGTGGGACCCCAGTTTTGAGGAG GCCCTGATGGACAACCCCTCCTTGGTGTTTGTCCGCCCCCGATGGATCTACAGTTGCAACGAGAAGCAGAAGTTGCTTCCCCACCAGCTTTATGGGGTGGTGCCCCAGGCCTAA
- the XRCC1 gene encoding DNA repair protein XRCC1 isoform X1, which yields MPEIRLRHVVSCSSQDSTHCAENLLKADTYRKWRAAKAGEKTISVVLQLEKEEQIHSVDIGNDGSAFVEVLVGSSAGGAGEQDYEVLLVTSSFMSPSESRSGSNPNRVRIFGPDKLVRAAAEKRWDRVKIVCSQPYSKDSPYGLSFVRFHSPPDKEEVEASPQKVTKLGQFRVKEEDEGANSLRPGALFFSRINKTSPATATDPAGPSYAAATLQASSAASSASPVSRAVGGASKPQESPKGKRKLDLNQEERKMPGKASAQPSPPALKRPKLPAPTRTPASSTPVPASARGTVPGKTREATEPRGPRAGPQELGKILQGVVVVLSGFQNPFRSELRDKALELGAKYRPDWTPDSTHLICAFANTPKYSQVLGLGGRIVRKEWVLDCHRMRRRLPSRRYLMAGPSSSSEDEGGSHSGSSGDEAPKLPQKRPQTKTKPPQAAGPSSPQRPTTPEETKPASPGPREDADTEGEQSEELGNGAEDSGDTEDELRRVAEQREQKQPPDQGENGEDPYAGSTDENTDNEGPPESPDLPVPELPDFFQGKHFFLYGEFPGDERRKLSRYVTAFNGELEDYMSDRVQFVITAQEWDPSFEEALMDNPSLVFVRPRWIYSCNEKQKLLPHQLYGVVPQA from the exons ATGCCGGAGATCCGTCTCCGCCATGTGGTGTCCTGCAGTAGCCAGGACTCG ACCCACTGTGCAGAAAACCTTCTCAAGGCGGACACTTACCGAAAATGGCGGGCAGCCAAGGCAGGCGAGAAGACCATCTCTGTGGTGCTCCAG ctggagaaggaagaacaaatacacaGCGTGGACATCGGCAATGACGGCTCGGCCTTCGTGGAGGTGCTGGTGGGCAGCTCGGCCGGAGGGGCTGGGGAGCAAGACTACGAG GTCCTGCTGGTCACTTCGTCTTTCATGTCCCCTTCTGAGAGCCGCAGTGGCTCAAACCCCAACCGCGTTCGCATTTTTGGGCCCGACAAGTTGGTCCGGGCAGCAGCTGAGAAGCGCTGGGACCGCGTCAAAATCGTTTGCAGCCAGCCCTACAGCAAG GACTCCCCCTATGGCCTGAGTTTTGTACGGTTTCACAGCCCCCCAGACAAAGAGGAGGTGGAGGCCTCACCCCAG AAGGTGACCAAGCTTGGCCAGTTCCGCGTGAAGGAGGAGGATGAGGGTGCTAACTCCCTGAGACCCGGGGCCCTCTTCTTCAGCCGGATCAATAAGACATCCCCCG CCACAGCCACCGACCCAGCAGGACCCAGCTACGCAGCTGCTACGCTGCAGGCCTCTAGTGCCGCCTCTTCGGCCTCTCCAGTCTCCAGGGCAGTGGGCGGCGCCTCCAAG CCTCAGGAGTCccccaaagggaagagaaaattgGATTTGaaccaagaagaaaggaagatgcCCGGCAAAGCATCAGCCCAGCCCTCACCACCTGCCCTCAAGAGACCCAAAT TGCCAGCTCCCACCCGTACCCCAGCCAGCAGCACCCCAGTCCCTGCTTCAGCACGAGGCACAGTGCCAGGGAAGACCCGAGAAGCCACGGAGCCCAGGGGGCCTCGAGCTGGCCCGCAGGAGCTGGGGAAGATCCTTCAAGGTGTGGTGGTGGTGCTGAGTGGCTTCCAGAACCCCTTCCGCTCAGAGCTCCGGGACAAGGCCCTGGAGCTGGGGGCCAAGTATCGGCCAGACTGGACTCCAGACAGCACCCACCTCAT CTGTGCCTTTGCCAACACCCCCAAGTACAGCCAGGTCCTAGGCCTCGGAGGCCGCATCGTGCGGAAAGAGTGGGTGCTGGACTGTCACCGAATGCGGCGGCGGCTGCCCTCCCGGAG GTACCTCATGGCAGGGCCAAGCTCCAGCAGTGAGGATGAAGGGGGCTCTCACAGCGGCAGCAGCGGGGATGAAGCCCCCAAGCTCCCCCAAAAG cGCCCTCAGACCAAAACCAAGCCCCCTCAGGCAGCAGGACCCAGCTCACCCCAGAGACCCACAACCCCAGAAGAGACCAAACCAGCCTCACCAGGGCCTCGGGAAGATGCTGACACTGAGGGGGAACAGTCAG AAGAACTGGGCAATGGGGCAGAAGATTCTGGGGATACTGAGGATGAGCTGAGAAG GGTGGCCGagcagagagagcaaaagcagccCCCTGACCAGGGGGAGAATGGCGAGGACCCGTATGCAGGATCcacagatgagaacacagacAATGAGGGTCCCCCAGAGTCTCCCGACCTGCCAGTTCCGGAGCTCCCAG ACTTCTTCCAGGGCAAACACTTCTTCCTGTACGGGGAGTTCCCTGGGGACGAGCGGCGGAAGCTCAGCCGATACGTCACAGCCTTCAATGG GGAACTTGAGGACTATATGAGCGACCGGGTCCAGTTTGTGATCACAGCACAGGAGTGGGACCCCAGTTTTGAGGAG GCCCTGATGGACAACCCCTCCTTGGTGTTTGTCCGCCCCCGATGGATCTACAGTTGCAACGAGAAGCAGAAGTTGCTTCCCCACCAGCTTTATGGGGTGGTGCCCCAGGCCTAA